The following coding sequences lie in one Komagataeibacter sucrofermentans DSM 15973 genomic window:
- the ileS gene encoding isoleucine--tRNA ligase, protein MSESKPQDLYRETVFLPTTSFPMRGNLPRREPEILAGWEGEKLDARLFEQAKGRDVFMLHDGPPYANGHLHIGHALNKILKDVINRAHRMAGYGIHYVPGWDCHGLPIEWKIEEEYRKRGQDKDSVPVLQFRAECRAYAQKWLDTQASEFRRLGVQAEWANRYATMDFSSEAAIAGEIGKFLLNGLLYRGLRPVMWSPVEKTALAEAEIEYRDHESTAIHVAFPFVTDPTPARALEDVAAVIWTTTPWTIPANRAIAYGPDITYAVVRVDGVSENATLEPEAKILVAEDLIAPFCEAAGVTAHHVLYTLPGSALEGAISAHPLRGQGYDFDVPLLPGEHVTTEAGTGLVHTAPAHGEDDFNLGRAYGLEITELVMDDGRYADYVPLFAGGHVFKAAEPVCQALLEAMQRAVSAGTAPSGLVARATLVHSYPHSWRSRAPIIYRATPQWFIRMDGEGHLRDRALAALEKVTFVPAQARNRLTSMVAGRPDWCISRQRAWGVPIAVFVEKRTGEVLRDKEVMERIVTAFRAEGADAWYSSPASRFLGEGRNPDDYEQVFDIVDVWFESGSTHAFVLGHGDMPFPADLYLEGSDQHRGWFQSSLLESVGTRGIAPYKALVTNGFVLDEQGRKMSKSLGNVIAPQDVNDSLGADILRLWVMNSDTNEDLRIGKEILKQQGELYRRLRNTLRWLLGALDGFTEAERVPYAELPELERWVLHRMTELGGLVASAVETHEWVGVYPALHGFCAADLSAFYFDVRKDTIYCDGPSSLKRRAARTVLDHLHRNLCAWLAPVLVFTAEEAWLARPGNTESVHLQAFAELPAEWNDPELGERWAMLRAVRRVITTEIETARRDGLVKSSLQAALELPLSEAEAARFADVDWAELSIVSQADVTVVAGSGSIYLGEDEAQQGTPHGIPTISVATGHKCARCWKVLDEVGQDTHHPELCLRCVDVVQGKA, encoded by the coding sequence ATGTCCGAGTCAAAACCACAGGATCTCTATCGGGAGACGGTCTTCCTGCCGACGACCTCCTTCCCCATGCGCGGCAACCTGCCCCGGCGGGAACCCGAGATTCTGGCGGGGTGGGAAGGCGAAAAGCTCGATGCGCGCCTGTTCGAGCAGGCGAAGGGGCGTGACGTGTTCATGCTCCATGATGGCCCGCCTTACGCCAACGGCCACCTGCATATCGGCCACGCGCTGAACAAGATCCTCAAGGACGTGATCAACCGCGCCCACCGCATGGCGGGCTACGGCATCCATTACGTGCCGGGCTGGGATTGCCACGGCCTGCCGATCGAATGGAAGATCGAGGAGGAATACCGCAAGCGCGGGCAGGACAAGGACAGCGTGCCCGTGCTGCAGTTCCGCGCCGAGTGCCGCGCCTATGCCCAGAAATGGCTCGACACGCAGGCCAGCGAGTTCCGCAGGCTGGGCGTGCAGGCGGAGTGGGCGAACCGCTACGCCACCATGGATTTCTCATCGGAAGCGGCGATTGCGGGCGAGATCGGCAAGTTCCTGCTCAACGGCCTGCTGTATCGTGGCCTGCGCCCGGTCATGTGGAGCCCGGTTGAAAAGACCGCGCTGGCCGAGGCCGAGATCGAATATCGCGACCACGAATCCACCGCCATTCACGTGGCCTTCCCCTTCGTGACCGACCCCACGCCCGCCAGGGCGCTTGAAGACGTGGCCGCCGTGATCTGGACCACCACGCCGTGGACCATTCCCGCCAACCGCGCCATCGCTTACGGCCCGGACATCACCTATGCCGTGGTGCGGGTTGATGGCGTGAGCGAGAACGCGACGTTGGAGCCCGAAGCAAAGATACTGGTGGCCGAGGACCTGATCGCGCCGTTCTGCGAGGCTGCCGGGGTTACGGCCCACCACGTTCTCTACACCCTGCCCGGCAGCGCGCTGGAGGGGGCGATCTCCGCCCATCCGCTGCGGGGGCAGGGCTATGATTTCGACGTGCCGCTGCTGCCCGGCGAGCACGTGACGACCGAGGCAGGCACGGGCCTCGTGCACACCGCCCCCGCCCATGGCGAGGACGACTTCAACCTTGGCCGCGCCTATGGCCTCGAGATCACCGAACTGGTGATGGATGATGGCCGCTACGCCGACTATGTGCCGCTCTTTGCCGGTGGCCATGTGTTCAAGGCCGCCGAGCCGGTGTGCCAGGCCCTGCTTGAGGCCATGCAGCGCGCCGTAAGCGCGGGCACGGCGCCAAGCGGGCTGGTGGCGCGGGCGACGCTTGTGCATTCCTATCCGCATTCATGGCGCTCGCGCGCGCCGATCATCTACCGCGCCACGCCGCAATGGTTCATTCGCATGGATGGCGAAGGCCACCTGCGCGACCGCGCGCTGGCAGCGCTGGAGAAGGTGACTTTCGTGCCCGCGCAGGCGCGTAACCGCCTGACCTCCATGGTCGCGGGCCGTCCCGACTGGTGCATCAGCCGCCAGCGCGCCTGGGGCGTGCCCATTGCCGTATTCGTGGAAAAGCGCACCGGCGAGGTGCTGCGTGATAAGGAGGTGATGGAGCGCATCGTCACCGCCTTCCGCGCCGAAGGGGCGGATGCGTGGTACAGCTCGCCTGCCTCGCGCTTCCTTGGCGAAGGCCGCAACCCCGATGATTACGAGCAGGTGTTCGACATCGTGGATGTGTGGTTCGAGAGTGGCTCGACCCATGCCTTCGTGCTCGGTCATGGCGACATGCCTTTCCCCGCCGACCTGTATCTTGAAGGCTCGGACCAGCATCGCGGCTGGTTCCAGTCCTCGCTGCTCGAAAGTGTCGGCACGCGCGGCATCGCACCCTACAAGGCGCTGGTGACCAACGGCTTCGTGCTTGATGAGCAGGGCCGCAAGATGTCGAAGTCGCTGGGCAATGTCATTGCGCCGCAGGATGTCAATGACAGCCTTGGCGCCGACATCCTGCGCCTGTGGGTCATGAACTCGGATACCAACGAGGACCTGCGCATCGGCAAGGAAATCCTCAAGCAGCAGGGCGAGCTTTACCGCCGCCTGCGCAACACGCTGCGCTGGCTGCTCGGGGCGCTTGACGGCTTTACCGAGGCCGAGCGCGTGCCCTACGCCGAACTGCCCGAGCTTGAGCGCTGGGTGCTGCACCGCATGACCGAACTCGGCGGCCTCGTGGCCAGCGCGGTCGAAACGCATGAATGGGTGGGTGTGTACCCCGCGCTGCACGGCTTCTGCGCGGCTGACCTGTCGGCCTTCTATTTCGACGTGCGCAAGGACACCATCTACTGCGATGGCCCTTCGAGCCTGAAGCGCCGCGCGGCCCGCACGGTGCTCGACCACCTGCACCGCAACCTGTGCGCATGGCTGGCCCCGGTGCTGGTGTTTACGGCGGAGGAAGCCTGGCTGGCCCGCCCCGGCAACACCGAGAGCGTGCACCTGCAGGCCTTCGCGGAACTGCCTGCCGAGTGGAACGACCCCGAACTGGGCGAGCGCTGGGCCATGCTGCGCGCCGTGCGCCGCGTCATCACCACCGAGATCGAGACCGCGCGGCGTGACGGGCTGGTCAAGTCCTCGCTGCAGGCGGCGCTCGAACTGCCCCTGTCGGAGGCGGAAGCAGCACGGTTTGCCGATGTGGACTGGGCGGAGCTGAGCATTGTCTCGCAGGCCGATGTAACCGTGGTGGCGGGTAGCGGCTCGATCTATCTGGGCGAGGACGAAGCGCAGCAGGGCACGCCGCACGGCATTCCCACCATCAGCGTGGCCACCGGGCATAAATGCGCGCGCTGCTGGAAAGTGCTTGATGAGGTGGGGCAGGATACCCATCACCCCGAGCTGTGCCTGCGCTGTGTCGATGTGGTGCAGGGCAAGGCATAG
- the lspA gene encoding signal peptidase II translates to MNNRVLGATCLLGALVADQASKYWVLNIYDLPARDSVPVLPGLNLTMVWNHAITFGMLGGAGSAGRIIFSVAALLIVAGLGIWMARTRRQWVAVALGMVMGGAIGNVIDRLRFGAVVDFIHAHAYGWSWPVFNIADALIDCGVAILIIDNLRDRDAN, encoded by the coding sequence ATGAACAACCGCGTTCTGGGTGCCACCTGCCTGCTCGGTGCGCTAGTGGCCGACCAGGCCAGCAAATACTGGGTCCTGAACATCTATGACCTGCCGGCGCGTGACAGCGTGCCGGTGCTGCCGGGCCTGAACCTGACCATGGTGTGGAACCACGCCATCACCTTCGGCATGCTGGGGGGGGCTGGTTCTGCTGGCCGCATCATCTTCTCGGTCGCAGCACTGCTGATCGTGGCGGGACTGGGCATATGGATGGCGCGCACCCGGCGGCAATGGGTGGCGGTGGCGCTGGGCATGGTCATGGGCGGCGCGATTGGCAACGTGATCGACCGGCTGCGTTTTGGCGCGGTGGTCGATTTCATCCATGCCCATGCCTATGGCTGGTCATGGCCGGTGTTCAACATTGCCGATGCGCTGATAGATTGTGGTGTCGCGATCCTGATTATCGACAACCTGCGTGATCGCGATGCAAACTAG
- a CDS encoding DUF3035 domain-containing protein, whose protein sequence is MLVSSGFMLSGCTGADVSRAFGLERSLPDEYTVTTRAPLSMPPSDELGAPNSNAVQRAQDTNPRMQALETLSPNVALQGADGTGSVGQTALVGQAQEAANEPDKGEMGRADTSFVDKLMFWHGGGAGNLVNGKAENARLREDSALGRNLTQGATPTVSGPAK, encoded by the coding sequence TTGCTTGTCTCGAGCGGTTTCATGCTCTCGGGGTGCACGGGTGCCGATGTTTCGCGCGCGTTCGGGCTCGAGCGCAGCCTGCCGGATGAATACACCGTCACCACGCGCGCGCCGCTGTCCATGCCGCCATCGGATGAACTCGGTGCGCCCAACAGCAACGCGGTGCAGCGCGCGCAGGACACCAACCCACGCATGCAGGCGCTTGAAACCCTCTCGCCCAACGTGGCGCTGCAGGGCGCTGACGGCACGGGCAGCGTGGGGCAGACCGCCCTTGTGGGTCAGGCGCAGGAAGCCGCGAACGAGCCAGACAAGGGCGAGATGGGCCGGGCCGATACCAGCTTTGTCGACAAGCTGATGTTCTGGCATGGTGGCGGGGCGGGGAACCTGGTCAATGGCAAGGCGGAAAACGCCCGCCTGCGTGAGGATTCGGCCCTTGGCCGTAACCTGACCCAGGGTGCGACCCCTACCGTAAGCGGCCCTGCCAAATAA
- the mutL gene encoding DNA mismatch repair endonuclease MutL, whose protein sequence is MNTSSTPELPVIRRLSEQVVNRIAAGEVIERPAAALKELVENALDSGARRIGIRLDRGGIDRIEVTDDGCGMSPDDLCLAVERHCTSKLRDETLVRISTLGFRGEALPSIGAAARLTVMSRQHGTDSAWSIRVEGGAVSQPEPCAGPAGTRVLVEDLFFATPARRKFLKSPRVESSHAENVVRRLALSAPHVAFRLEFDQRVVLDLPAQDRAARVAAILEAGQADGLLAVEGQRGDLKLSGYICAPSVHRATANGQMLLVNGRPVVDPVLRTAVRVAYRNVMEHGRHAVVALSLEIPPEQVDVNVHPAKTELRYADSAAVRALVIGALGRALGAGAGVAGVRPDLLQSRGPSAARIWYPPERGNDAADLSTRMAAPMPPAPQADPDLPPGFAESSLPLAALPAARKAVPQAVLEHADTTAAMAHPLGAAVAQVLGTYILSQTADGALVLVDQHAAHERLTHEILRAQYLGGEIRAQRLLLPEVVDLPARQVAVLLPFAPALARLGIEIEPFGGTAVLVRALPALLGKENPASMLRDLAEELEADELSTPAQADALDSRMDAIIARMACHGSVRAGRRLTHEEMNALLRDMERTPRAGTCSHGRPTWLKLEKADLERMFGRR, encoded by the coding sequence ATGAATACGTCTTCTACGCCTGAATTGCCGGTCATCCGTCGCCTGTCGGAGCAGGTGGTCAATCGCATTGCCGCAGGCGAGGTGATCGAGCGCCCGGCTGCGGCGCTGAAGGAACTGGTGGAAAACGCCCTCGATTCGGGGGCGCGGCGCATCGGCATCCGCCTTGATCGTGGCGGAATCGACCGCATCGAGGTGACCGACGACGGCTGCGGCATGTCGCCCGATGACCTGTGCCTGGCGGTTGAGCGGCACTGCACCTCCAAATTGCGTGACGAGACGCTGGTGCGCATTTCTACCCTTGGCTTCCGAGGGGAGGCGCTGCCCTCCATCGGGGCTGCGGCACGGCTTACTGTCATGTCGCGGCAACATGGGACGGATTCGGCGTGGTCCATCCGCGTGGAAGGGGGCGCCGTCAGCCAGCCCGAACCCTGTGCCGGGCCTGCGGGCACCCGCGTACTGGTGGAGGACCTGTTTTTTGCCACACCCGCGCGGCGCAAATTCCTCAAAAGCCCACGTGTCGAATCCAGCCATGCCGAGAACGTGGTGCGCAGGCTGGCGCTGTCCGCCCCGCATGTGGCGTTCAGGCTGGAATTTGACCAGCGCGTAGTCCTTGACCTGCCCGCGCAGGACCGCGCCGCCCGCGTTGCGGCCATTCTCGAGGCCGGTCAGGCCGATGGTCTGCTGGCGGTTGAAGGCCAGCGTGGCGACCTCAAGCTGAGTGGTTATATCTGCGCGCCATCGGTGCATCGGGCCACGGCCAACGGGCAGATGCTGCTGGTCAATGGGCGGCCCGTGGTTGATCCGGTGCTGCGCACGGCAGTCAGGGTGGCCTATCGCAACGTGATGGAGCACGGGCGGCATGCGGTCGTGGCCCTGTCGCTGGAAATTCCGCCCGAGCAGGTGGATGTGAACGTGCATCCCGCCAAGACCGAGCTGCGCTATGCCGACTCGGCTGCGGTGCGCGCGCTGGTCATTGGCGCGCTAGGGCGCGCCCTTGGCGCCGGGGCGGGTGTTGCGGGCGTGCGGCCCGACCTGCTCCAGTCGCGCGGGCCATCAGCCGCGCGGATATGGTACCCGCCCGAGCGCGGGAATGACGCGGCGGACCTGTCCACCCGCATGGCAGCCCCAATGCCGCCAGCCCCGCAGGCCGATCCGGACCTGCCCCCCGGCTTTGCCGAGTCGTCGCTGCCGCTCGCGGCCCTTCCTGCGGCCCGCAAGGCGGTGCCGCAAGCCGTGCTTGAGCATGCCGACACCACTGCCGCCATGGCGCATCCGCTTGGCGCGGCGGTAGCGCAGGTGCTGGGCACCTATATCCTGTCACAGACGGCGGATGGCGCGCTGGTGCTGGTGGACCAGCACGCCGCCCATGAGCGCCTGACGCATGAAATCTTGCGCGCGCAGTATCTTGGCGGCGAGATCCGCGCCCAGCGACTCCTGCTGCCCGAGGTGGTGGACCTGCCTGCCCGGCAGGTGGCGGTGCTGCTGCCTTTCGCCCCCGCGCTGGCCCGGCTGGGCATCGAGATCGAACCCTTTGGCGGCACGGCGGTGCTGGTGCGCGCCCTGCCTGCGCTGCTGGGCAAGGAAAACCCGGCTTCCATGCTGCGCGACCTGGCCGAGGAACTGGAGGCGGACGAGCTTTCCACCCCCGCGCAGGCCGATGCGCTGGACAGCCGCATGGATGCGATCATTGCCCGCATGGCCTGCCACGGCAGCGTGCGCGCGGGCCGCAGGCTCACACACGAGGAAATGAACGCCCTGCTGCGCGACATGGAACGCACGCCGCGCGCGGGCACCTGCTCGCATGGCCGCCCCACCTGGCTGAAGCTGGAAAAGGCCGATCTTGAGCGGATGTTCGGTCGCCGCTAG
- a CDS encoding NADH-quinone oxidoreductase subunit M translates to MDDVRPNVHPILLSLVTYLPLVGAAAIMLTRGTAQSIETAARWVALWTSGIVFVLAVLMWAQFDPARHGIAFEQQVRWASGAGMSYHVGVDGISLMFVLLSAFLTPLAIIGGWRQVTGRVRDYMVAMLVLETTLIGLFSALDLVLFYVFYEATLLPASLMIGVWGGPRRVWASLQFFLFTFGGSLFMLLALLAMWNATGTTDIVALQHHGFGHGMQCWLLAGFIIAFGVKLPLFPLHAWLPDAYTEAPTPASVMLSGVLSKAGAYGLLRFGVMMFPDAARLFAPVVLTLGVIAVIYAAIIALAQTDMKRVIAYSSFSHMGVIAIGLFTLTPEGIDGAIFQMLSHGIVIAALFFCVSAVSWRAETREISAFSGVAHKMPVLATLAMLFVMANIGLPGTGAFVGEFLVMVGALHVSFWLAFLGGTSMILGAVYMLVLYRRVLFGADRGGIVALLRDLTGQELAVLVPLAIVTIWMGVHPNSFLRVFDPAVTYLLHPLATVAAVEPAQITHVAG, encoded by the coding sequence ATGGATGATGTGAGACCGAATGTGCATCCGATCCTGCTCTCCCTAGTTACGTATCTGCCCCTTGTGGGGGCTGCGGCCATCATGCTCACGCGCGGCACGGCCCAGAGTATCGAGACCGCCGCGCGCTGGGTGGCGTTGTGGACCAGCGGCATCGTGTTCGTGCTGGCCGTGCTCATGTGGGCGCAGTTCGACCCCGCACGGCACGGTATTGCGTTCGAGCAACAGGTCAGGTGGGCCAGTGGCGCGGGCATGTCCTACCATGTGGGGGTTGATGGCATCAGCCTCATGTTCGTGCTGCTTTCCGCCTTCCTGACTCCACTGGCCATCATTGGCGGGTGGCGGCAGGTCACGGGGCGGGTGCGCGACTACATGGTGGCCATGCTGGTGCTGGAAACGACGCTGATCGGGCTGTTCTCGGCGCTCGATCTGGTGCTGTTCTATGTGTTCTATGAAGCAACGCTGCTGCCTGCCAGCCTGATGATTGGCGTATGGGGCGGCCCGCGCCGGGTCTGGGCCTCGCTGCAGTTCTTCCTGTTCACCTTTGGCGGCTCGCTGTTCATGCTGCTGGCATTGCTGGCCATGTGGAACGCCACCGGCACCACCGACATCGTGGCCCTGCAGCATCATGGCTTTGGCCACGGCATGCAGTGCTGGCTGCTGGCGGGCTTCATCATCGCCTTTGGCGTCAAGCTGCCGCTGTTTCCGCTGCATGCGTGGCTGCCCGATGCCTATACGGAGGCCCCGACCCCGGCCTCGGTCATGCTTTCTGGCGTGCTGTCAAAGGCGGGTGCGTACGGCCTGCTGCGCTTTGGGGTGATGATGTTCCCCGATGCGGCGCGGCTGTTTGCCCCCGTGGTGCTGACGCTGGGCGTAATCGCGGTGATCTACGCCGCCATCATCGCGCTGGCGCAGACCGACATGAAGCGCGTGATCGCCTATTCCTCGTTCTCGCATATGGGGGTGATCGCCATCGGGCTGTTCACGCTCACGCCCGAGGGGATTGATGGCGCGATCTTCCAGATGCTCTCGCATGGCATCGTGATCGCAGCACTGTTCTTCTGCGTTTCCGCTGTATCCTGGCGGGCGGAAACGCGCGAGATCAGCGCATTCTCCGGCGTGGCCCACAAGATGCCGGTGCTCGCCACGCTGGCCATGCTGTTTGTCATGGCCAATATCGGCCTGCCGGGCACGGGAGCCTTCGTGGGTGAGTTTCTGGTCATGGTCGGCGCGCTGCATGTCTCGTTCTGGCTGGCCTTCCTCGGTGGCACGAGCATGATTCTGGGTGCGGTCTATATGCTGGTGCTCTACCGCCGCGTGCTGTTTGGCGCGGACCGGGGTGGCATCGTAGCACTGCTGCGTGACCTGACCGGGCAGGAACTGGCCGTGCTGGTGCCGCTGGCCATCGTCACCATATGGATGGGTGTGCACCCCAACTCGTTCCTGCGCGTGTTTGATCCTGCCGTGACCTACCTGCTGCACCCGCTGGCCACCGTGGCGGCGGTCGAGCCTGCGCAGATCACGCATGTGGCAGGATAA
- the parE gene encoding DNA topoisomerase IV subunit B — protein sequence MNDDLFSTPAPPARPTSHKVSPAAMPDPAKNGPDSYDASAIEVLEGLEPVRRRPGMYIGGTDETAYHHLASEILDNAMDEAVAGHATTIDVTLEAGDYLTIRDNGRGIPVDAHPRFPDRSALEVILTTLHAGGKFSGKAYATSGGLHGVGSSVVNALASRMEVEIARDRALWRQVYERGRPLSGVEKIGPVNNRRGTQIRFTPDPEIFGRLHFSPARLYRLCRSKAFLFRGVTIRWSCDPALIKDHDIPAEAVLHFPGGLADSLRDELGEKAALLTDLWAGDADLPTGPDGADTGRMEWAIAFLEQGTSALASYCNTIPTPNGGTHETGFRNALVKGLRNWGEQRANKRAANITADDIMGCIAAKLSVFIRDPQFQGQTKEKLTSGEASKLVETALRDRFDHWLAGNPPQADNLLAFVVERAEERLRRKEQKDTPRKSATRRLRLPGKLTDCTRENAAETEIFLVEGDSAGGSAKQARNRETQAVLPLRGKILNVASASNEKLRGNQELRDLVEALGCGTGERFDASKLRYGRIIIMTDADVDGAHIASLLMTFFYRELPGLIRGGHLYLAQPPLYRLTQGSKSIYAMDDADRERKLRKVFKPNSKVEVSRFKGLGEMPPADLKQTTMDPKHRTLLKVITPPEDRAFTLERVEHLMGRKAELRFRFIQEHANQVDNLDV from the coding sequence ATGAACGACGATCTTTTTTCCACGCCTGCGCCGCCTGCCCGGCCCACTTCACACAAGGTTTCCCCCGCCGCCATGCCAGACCCCGCAAAAAACGGTCCCGATTCCTATGACGCCAGCGCCATTGAGGTGCTGGAAGGACTCGAACCCGTGCGGCGGCGGCCGGGCATGTATATCGGCGGCACGGACGAGACGGCGTATCATCACCTCGCCTCCGAAATTCTCGATAACGCGATGGACGAGGCCGTGGCCGGCCACGCCACCACCATCGATGTAACCCTCGAGGCCGGTGACTACCTGACCATCCGCGATAACGGGCGCGGAATTCCGGTCGATGCGCATCCGCGCTTTCCCGATCGCTCTGCGCTTGAGGTCATCCTGACCACGCTGCATGCGGGCGGCAAGTTCTCGGGCAAGGCCTATGCCACCTCGGGCGGGCTGCACGGGGTTGGCTCATCGGTGGTCAATGCCCTGGCGTCGCGCATGGAAGTGGAAATCGCGCGTGATCGTGCCCTGTGGCGGCAGGTCTATGAGCGTGGTCGCCCGCTTTCAGGCGTGGAAAAAATCGGCCCGGTCAATAACCGGCGCGGCACCCAAATCCGTTTCACCCCTGACCCCGAGATTTTCGGGCGGTTGCATTTCTCGCCCGCGCGGCTGTACCGGCTGTGCCGCTCCAAGGCATTCCTGTTCCGTGGCGTCACCATCCGCTGGTCGTGCGACCCCGCGCTGATCAAGGACCATGACATCCCCGCCGAGGCCGTGCTGCACTTCCCCGGTGGTTTGGCTGACAGCCTGCGCGATGAACTTGGCGAGAAAGCCGCCCTGCTGACCGACCTGTGGGCCGGTGACGCCGACCTGCCCACCGGCCCCGATGGCGCGGATACCGGGCGCATGGAATGGGCCATCGCCTTTCTTGAGCAGGGCACATCGGCGCTGGCGTCCTACTGCAACACCATTCCCACCCCCAATGGCGGCACGCACGAGACCGGGTTTCGCAACGCGTTGGTCAAGGGCCTGCGCAACTGGGGCGAGCAGCGCGCCAACAAGCGCGCGGCCAACATCACCGCCGATGACATCATGGGCTGCATCGCCGCCAAGCTGTCGGTGTTCATCCGCGACCCGCAGTTTCAGGGTCAGACCAAGGAGAAGCTGACCAGCGGCGAGGCCAGCAAGCTCGTCGAGACCGCGCTGCGCGACCGCTTCGACCACTGGCTGGCGGGCAACCCGCCCCAGGCCGATAACCTGCTGGCCTTTGTGGTGGAACGCGCCGAGGAGCGCCTGCGCCGCAAGGAGCAGAAGGACACCCCGCGCAAAAGTGCGACCCGCCGCCTGCGCCTGCCCGGCAAGCTGACCGACTGCACGCGCGAGAACGCGGCCGAGACCGAAATCTTTCTGGTGGAAGGCGATTCGGCAGGCGGGTCGGCCAAGCAGGCCCGCAACCGCGAAACACAGGCCGTGCTGCCGCTGCGCGGCAAGATCCTGAACGTGGCCAGCGCCTCGAATGAAAAGCTGCGCGGCAATCAGGAACTACGCGATCTGGTCGAGGCCCTGGGCTGCGGCACGGGCGAGCGTTTTGATGCGAGCAAGCTGCGCTATGGCCGCATCATCATCATGACCGATGCCGATGTGGATGGCGCGCATATCGCCTCCCTGCTCATGACGTTTTTCTACCGCGAACTGCCCGGCCTGATCCGGGGCGGGCACCTGTACCTGGCCCAGCCGCCGCTCTACCGCCTGACACAGGGCAGCAAGAGCATTTACGCCATGGATGACGCCGATCGCGAGCGCAAGCTCAGGAAGGTGTTCAAGCCCAACAGCAAGGTCGAGGTCTCGCGCTTCAAGGGTCTGGGTGAAATGCCGCCCGCCGACCTCAAGCAGACCACCATGGACCCCAAACACCGCACGCTGCTCAAGGTCATCACCCCGCCCGAAGACCGGGCGTTTACGCTCGAGCGCGTGGAACACCTGATGGGCCGCAAGGCGGAACTGCGCTTCCGCTTCATTCAGGAACACGCCAATCAGGTCGATAACCTCGACGTATAA
- a CDS encoding Rrf2 family transcriptional regulator yields MLLRRDRTMIAILIMLDVAFHAGRNGTISAADIAERAGLARRGIEPLLQTLSRSGLLESVRGPRGGYRLGRPRRDILLADILAVITAEDNTDDGPVGGLFQKVVEPCWQEFDAMIDEQCRKISLDDLVRRAEHAGMRRPLPEPITFSI; encoded by the coding sequence ATGCTGCTGCGGCGTGACAGGACCATGATCGCCATACTGATCATGCTGGACGTGGCCTTTCACGCGGGGCGGAATGGCACCATCAGCGCTGCCGACATCGCCGAGCGCGCGGGCCTGGCCCGGCGCGGGATCGAGCCGCTGCTCCAGACCCTGTCACGCTCGGGCCTGCTGGAAAGCGTGCGTGGCCCCCGTGGCGGCTACCGGCTTGGCCGCCCGCGGCGCGATATACTGCTGGCGGATATCCTTGCGGTCATCACGGCGGAGGACAATACGGATGACGGCCCCGTTGGCGGCCTGTTCCAGAAAGTTGTCGAGCCATGCTGGCAGGAATTCGATGCGATGATCGATGAACAGTGCCGCAAGATCAGCCTTGATGACCTTGTGCGCCGGGCCGAGCATGCCGGCATGCGCCGCCCCCTGCCCGAGCCGATCACCTTCTCCATCTAG
- the cysK gene encoding cysteine synthase A has protein sequence MTKTTPPDRTYGFAAPRGRIYDSIVETVGGTPLVALPHLTREDGLAARVLMKLEFFNPLASVKDRIGAAMIEDAEARGEIHPGKTTLVEPTSGNTGISLAFVAAARGYRLIVTMPEGASIERRKMLRLLDAQLELTPSRLGMAGAIARAEEILQKTPNAWMPRQFDNPANPAIHAATTAEEIWVDTAGAVDIVVAGLGTGGTASGIAHGLKPRKPGIEVYGVEPMESAILNGDEPGPHGIQGIGPGFCPRTLDLAALAGVLPVSEREAIAAARRCARLDGVPVGISSGAALHAAIQLAGRPENAGKTIVTIAPSFAERYLSTSLFTGLV, from the coding sequence ATGACGAAAACCACCCCGCCCGATCGCACGTACGGTTTTGCCGCCCCGCGCGGGCGGATATACGACTCCATTGTCGAGACCGTGGGGGGCACGCCGCTCGTGGCGCTGCCGCATCTGACCCGCGAGGACGGCCTTGCCGCCCGCGTGCTGATGAAGCTGGAATTCTTCAATCCGCTCGCCTCCGTCAAGGACCGCATCGGCGCTGCCATGATCGAGGATGCCGAGGCGCGGGGCGAGATCCATCCCGGCAAAACCACGCTGGTGGAACCGACTTCGGGCAATACCGGCATTTCGCTGGCTTTTGTCGCGGCGGCCCGGGGCTACAGGCTGATCGTGACCATGCCGGAGGGGGCCTCGATCGAGCGCCGCAAGATGCTGCGCCTGCTCGATGCCCAGCTTGAACTCACCCCCTCGCGCCTTGGCATGGCGGGCGCCATCGCACGGGCGGAGGAAATCCTGCAAAAAACCCCCAATGCCTGGATGCCGCGCCAGTTCGATAATCCCGCCAACCCTGCCATCCATGCCGCCACCACGGCAGAGGAAATCTGGGTCGATACGGCGGGCGCGGTTGATATTGTGGTAGCGGGCCTGGGCACGGGCGGCACGGCAAGCGGCATTGCCCATGGGCTCAAGCCCCGCAAGCCCGGCATCGAGGTCTATGGCGTGGAGCCGATGGAAAGCGCCATTCTCAACGGCGATGAGCCGGGGCCGCATGGCATTCAGGGAATCGGGCCGGGCTTCTGCCCCCGCACGCTCGACCTCGCGGCGCTCGCGGGCGTGCTGCCGGTATCGGAGCGCGAGGCGATTGCCGCCGCCCGCCGCTGTGCGCGGCTGGACGGGGTGCCGGTGGGCATTTCATCGGGGGCGGCGCTCCATGCGGCCATACAGCTTGCAGGACGACCCGAGAACGCAGGCAAGACCATCGTGACCATCGCGCCTTCCTTTGCCGAGCGCTACCTGTCCACGTCCCTGTTCACCGGGCTGGTCTAG